One Amorphoplanes digitatis genomic window carries:
- a CDS encoding adenosine deaminase: protein MVAISHADIVQAPKALLHDHLDGGLRPATIVELAAKAGHRLPEDDPERLGEWFVAAADSGSLERYLETFAHTVAVMQTEEGLHRVARECALDLAADGVVYAEVRYAPEQHLERGLSLDAVVEAVHAGFRDGCAEAATQGNQIRIGTLLTAMRHAARSQEIAELAVRCRDTGVVGFDIAGAEAGFPPTRHLDAFEYLQRENFHFTIHAGEAFGLPSIWQAIQWCGADRLGHGVRIVDDIVGTSLGRLSSYVRDKRIPLELCPSSNVQTGAAPSIAEHPIGLLHDLRFRVTVNTDNRLMSGTSMSKEMALLVEAFGWGWSELQWLTINAMKSAFIPYDERLAIITDVIKPAYAKLLA, encoded by the coding sequence ATGGTCGCCATCTCCCACGCCGACATCGTCCAGGCCCCGAAGGCCCTGCTGCACGACCACCTCGACGGTGGGCTGCGGCCCGCGACGATCGTGGAGCTCGCCGCCAAGGCGGGGCATCGACTCCCCGAGGACGATCCGGAGCGGCTGGGCGAGTGGTTCGTCGCCGCGGCCGACTCGGGGTCGCTGGAACGCTACCTGGAGACGTTCGCGCACACCGTCGCGGTCATGCAGACCGAGGAGGGTCTGCACCGCGTCGCCCGAGAGTGCGCCCTCGACCTCGCCGCCGACGGCGTCGTCTACGCCGAGGTGCGTTACGCGCCCGAGCAGCACCTGGAGCGCGGCCTGAGCCTGGACGCGGTCGTCGAGGCGGTGCACGCCGGCTTCCGGGACGGCTGCGCCGAGGCGGCCACACAGGGCAACCAGATCCGGATCGGCACGCTGCTGACCGCGATGCGGCACGCCGCCCGGTCGCAGGAGATCGCCGAGCTGGCCGTGCGGTGCCGCGACACCGGGGTGGTGGGCTTCGACATCGCGGGCGCGGAGGCGGGCTTCCCGCCCACCCGGCACCTCGACGCCTTCGAGTACCTCCAGCGGGAGAACTTCCACTTCACCATCCACGCCGGCGAGGCCTTCGGGCTGCCGTCGATCTGGCAGGCCATCCAGTGGTGCGGCGCCGACCGGCTGGGGCACGGCGTGCGGATCGTGGACGACATCGTCGGCACGAGCCTTGGCCGGCTCTCGTCCTACGTGCGCGACAAGCGCATCCCGCTCGAGCTGTGCCCGTCGTCCAACGTGCAGACCGGCGCGGCGCCCTCGATCGCCGAGCACCCGATCGGGCTGCTGCACGATCTCCGGTTCCGGGTCACCGTCAACACCGACAACCGGCTGATGAGCGGCACGTCGATGTCGAAGGAGATGGCGCTGCTCGTCGAGGCGTTCGGGTGGGGCTGGAGTGAACTCCAGTGGCTCACGATCAACGCGATGAAGTCCGCCTTCATCCCGTACGACGAGCGGCTGGCGATCATCACCGACGTGATCAAGCCGGCTTACGCGAAGTTGTTGGCCTGA
- a CDS encoding sensor histidine kinase — protein sequence MSKRPKTANAVMSRLRRPAGRLRDLPIWSKLGLIMLVPTLATVIVGTSGLIDHINEASDAERARTLSVLSQAAGGLVDHLQNERAFGVMIATTQPKSAERDAANLAYTREHPKVDAAKLPYSQQKAALDDLPPQVSILLLRLDRNLEELPSIRSQTANSNFRLKDIKGNYDPLIEDLLNVRDASAQLAQDTTLSNRLRVVAAVARAKDYIARQRDVGLEVLGEGNFTPALRRDMLVTDTGFQIAKSSMREVATDDEEALFDRVVNGPALRAATNLTGPLQGLSPDRSRDIAFNREQWETAMIGYNDLFRSVENRLDKQIVEQATEIRDDVQTRVFIETSILLGMLLLAIAFAWLVARSMARSLRELRQGALNVAQFGLPQAVERLRDPALTGSLTPAQVADQVAEPLPVRSRDEFGQVTEAFNAVHLEAVRTAAEQAALRSSVATMFVNLARRSQILVDRLIGHLDRLERGEEDPDRLAELFQLDHLATRMRRNDENLLVLAGADSTRVQREPAALIDVLRAAQSEVEHYTRIEFGMIDRDIEVSAHAVNDMVHLVAELFDNATAFSPPNSHVIVEARRLGDGAVLSVEDRGIGISREQLRDLNERLAQPPMVDVAVSRMMGLVVVARLANRHGVKVELRPADTERGTVADVGLPVSVMVSSSMTARLASGPNHPYGQEQQRPAFGEPPLALESGGNGRGGYPTGRPFDPNPPMHGGGMLGAGGGRSVPAWSDLTGAPSNGFEPGGNGYGGNGFGNGANGYHGPRSNEPIPPLPNSQPQSGPQGFAGPDDLPQRRNGDGFQQDTGQYGHTIPRQLPSHPETQGRSPFVPPVSAPPVPPVSAPPMPQYGGGHPVSSPPVQGAPTSAPPTQNRPYSAPPAPQSAASAPPAWPPVTADRDQGHAPHVPENLSAALDMTAELPRYRPAGSQPQVARPMNPQNVTPQSDAERSAAAAAAAHEIAEMQAAEAQATAAAQIAAAQAAARQRAAGDSKAQFADETMELPIFRELESAWFTTARPNEPAKPAKQQATAKQQAPVAPKSAPPAAPKSAPPADADSVVTTQRFSTGEPARSVGVPQQAVSPEKLNGDPAFEREPARDRDPATVGAASSGGAVNGNGSNPWQTAADDGWQAARKAAEMPVDTTTTAGLPRRTPMAQLVPGGVDRAETSVQRRTPEAVRGLLSAYHRGVQRGRTKENSTNSEETPGGQQSSQAGKEHEA from the coding sequence GTGAGCAAGCGCCCCAAGACGGCGAACGCTGTCATGTCGCGTCTCCGCCGGCCGGCCGGCCGGCTGCGGGATCTGCCGATCTGGTCGAAGCTCGGGCTCATCATGCTCGTGCCTACTCTGGCGACGGTCATCGTCGGCACCAGCGGCCTGATCGACCACATCAATGAGGCCAGCGACGCCGAGCGTGCACGCACCCTTTCGGTGCTGTCGCAGGCCGCCGGTGGTCTCGTCGATCACCTGCAGAACGAACGTGCCTTCGGCGTGATGATCGCGACCACGCAGCCCAAGTCAGCGGAGCGGGATGCCGCAAATCTGGCCTACACGCGTGAACATCCCAAGGTGGATGCGGCCAAGCTGCCCTACTCGCAGCAGAAGGCCGCACTCGACGACCTGCCGCCGCAGGTGTCGATCCTGCTGCTGCGCCTCGACCGCAACCTTGAGGAACTGCCCTCCATCCGGAGCCAGACGGCGAACTCGAACTTCCGGCTCAAGGACATCAAGGGCAACTACGACCCGCTGATCGAGGACCTGCTCAACGTCCGCGACGCCTCGGCACAGCTCGCCCAGGACACCACACTGAGTAACCGCCTCCGGGTGGTCGCCGCGGTGGCCCGGGCCAAGGACTACATCGCCCGCCAGCGCGACGTCGGCCTCGAGGTCCTCGGTGAAGGCAACTTCACCCCGGCCCTGCGCCGCGACATGCTGGTCACCGACACCGGCTTCCAGATCGCCAAGAGCTCGATGCGTGAGGTCGCGACCGACGACGAAGAGGCACTCTTCGACCGCGTCGTCAACGGCCCGGCGCTGCGTGCCGCCACCAACCTGACCGGTCCGCTCCAGGGCCTCAGCCCCGACCGGTCAAGGGACATCGCGTTCAACCGCGAGCAGTGGGAAACCGCGATGATCGGCTACAACGACCTGTTCCGCAGCGTGGAGAACAGGCTCGACAAGCAGATCGTCGAGCAGGCAACCGAGATCCGCGATGACGTGCAGACCCGGGTCTTCATCGAGACCAGCATCCTGCTCGGCATGCTCCTGCTGGCCATCGCGTTCGCCTGGTTGGTCGCCCGCTCGATGGCCCGCTCCCTGCGCGAACTGCGCCAGGGTGCGCTCAACGTCGCCCAGTTCGGCCTGCCCCAGGCGGTCGAGCGGCTGAGAGACCCGGCACTGACCGGCTCACTGACCCCGGCCCAGGTAGCCGACCAGGTAGCCGAGCCACTGCCGGTGCGCAGCCGGGACGAGTTCGGGCAGGTGACCGAGGCCTTCAACGCGGTTCACCTCGAGGCCGTCCGCACCGCCGCCGAGCAGGCCGCCCTGCGGTCGTCGGTCGCGACGATGTTCGTCAACCTCGCCCGTCGTTCGCAGATCCTGGTCGACCGGCTCATCGGCCACCTCGACCGGCTCGAGCGCGGCGAGGAGGACCCGGACCGGCTGGCCGAGCTCTTCCAGCTCGACCACCTGGCCACCCGAATGCGCCGTAACGACGAAAACCTCCTGGTTCTCGCCGGCGCCGACTCGACCCGTGTGCAGCGCGAGCCCGCCGCCCTGATCGACGTGCTCCGCGCCGCGCAGTCCGAGGTCGAGCACTACACGCGCATCGAGTTCGGCATGATCGACCGGGACATCGAGGTGTCCGCTCACGCGGTCAACGACATGGTCCACCTGGTCGCCGAGCTCTTCGACAACGCGACCGCGTTCTCGCCGCCGAACTCGCACGTCATCGTCGAGGCCCGGCGCCTGGGCGACGGCGCGGTGCTCTCGGTCGAGGACCGTGGCATCGGCATCAGCCGCGAGCAGCTGCGTGACCTCAACGAGCGTCTGGCCCAGCCGCCCATGGTGGACGTCGCCGTCTCCCGCATGATGGGCCTGGTCGTGGTCGCCCGCCTGGCGAACAGGCACGGCGTCAAGGTCGAGCTCCGCCCGGCCGACACCGAGCGCGGCACGGTCGCCGACGTCGGCCTGCCGGTCAGCGTTATGGTCTCGTCCTCGATGACCGCGCGCCTGGCGTCCGGCCCCAACCACCCTTACGGGCAGGAGCAGCAGCGTCCGGCGTTCGGCGAGCCGCCGCTGGCGCTCGAGTCCGGCGGCAACGGCCGCGGCGGTTACCCGACCGGCCGGCCGTTCGACCCGAACCCGCCGATGCACGGCGGTGGCATGCTCGGCGCCGGTGGCGGCCGTTCGGTGCCCGCCTGGTCCGACCTGACCGGTGCGCCGTCCAACGGCTTCGAGCCCGGCGGCAACGGCTACGGCGGCAACGGCTTCGGTAACGGCGCCAACGGCTACCACGGCCCGCGCAGCAACGAGCCGATCCCGCCGCTGCCGAACTCGCAGCCGCAGTCGGGCCCGCAGGGCTTCGCCGGCCCCGACGACCTACCGCAGCGCCGCAACGGCGACGGCTTCCAGCAGGACACCGGCCAGTACGGCCACACGATCCCGCGTCAGCTGCCGTCCCACCCGGAGACGCAGGGCCGCAGCCCGTTCGTGCCGCCGGTGTCGGCGCCTCCGGTCCCGCCGGTCTCCGCGCCGCCCATGCCGCAGTACGGTGGCGGCCACCCGGTGTCGTCGCCGCCCGTGCAGGGCGCGCCGACCTCGGCGCCGCCGACCCAGAACCGGCCATACTCGGCGCCACCCGCGCCGCAGTCGGCCGCCTCGGCACCGCCGGCCTGGCCGCCGGTCACCGCCGATCGCGACCAGGGCCACGCGCCGCACGTCCCGGAGAACCTTTCGGCCGCCCTGGACATGACGGCGGAGCTGCCGCGGTACCGCCCGGCCGGCTCGCAGCCGCAGGTCGCCCGCCCGATGAACCCGCAGAACGTGACGCCGCAGTCCGACGCGGAGCGGTCCGCCGCCGCCGCGGCGGCGGCTCACGAGATCGCGGAGATGCAGGCGGCCGAGGCACAGGCCACCGCCGCCGCGCAGATCGCCGCGGCACAGGCGGCCGCGCGTCAGCGTGCGGCCGGCGACTCGAAGGCGCAGTTCGCCGACGAGACGATGGAGCTGCCGATCTTCCGTGAGCTCGAGTCGGCCTGGTTCACGACCGCCCGGCCGAACGAGCCCGCCAAGCCCGCCAAGCAGCAGGCGACCGCCAAGCAGCAGGCGCCCGTCGCTCCGAAGTCGGCGCCGCCCGCGGCACCGAAGTCGGCGCCGCCGGCCGATGCCGACTCGGTGGTCACGACGCAGCGATTCTCCACCGGAGAGCCGGCCCGATCGGTCGGTGTGCCTCAGCAGGCCGTCTCCCCGGAGAAGTTGAACGGCGATCCCGCGTTCGAGCGTGAGCCGGCCCGCGATCGGGACCCGGCCACCGTCGGAGCGGCTTCGTCCGGCGGTGCGGTCAACGGCAACGGGTCAAACCCGTGGCAGACCGCTGCCGACGACGGCTGGCAGGCGGCCCGCAAGGCCGCCGAGATGCCGGTCGATACGACGACGACGGCCGGCCTTCCGCGCCGTACGCCGATGGCACAGCTCGTCCCGGGTGGTGTCGACCGGGCCGAGACCTCCGTTCAGCGCCGCACTCCCGAAGCGGTACGCGGGCTACTCTCCGCTTACCATCGCGGTGTACAGCGGGGTCGTACGAAGGAAAATTCGACCAACTCGGAGGAGACTCCGGGAGGGCAGCAGTCCTCGCAGGCTGGCAAGGAGCATGAAGCATGA
- a CDS encoding roadblock/LC7 domain-containing protein: protein MTSTQDLGWLLANFADRVPGVAHAIAVSADGLLLAASRDLPRDRADQLAAIASGLVSLTQGAARCFEGGAVLQTVVEMDNGFLFLMSISDGSSFAVLAARSCDVGQVGYEMALLVDRVGEALTPAPRSAAGVLG, encoded by the coding sequence ATGACAAGTACGCAGGATCTTGGTTGGCTGCTTGCCAACTTTGCCGACCGCGTTCCCGGGGTGGCGCACGCAATCGCGGTCTCCGCCGACGGTCTGCTTCTAGCGGCGTCGCGGGACCTGCCGCGCGACCGTGCTGATCAGCTGGCGGCTATCGCCTCCGGCCTGGTCAGCCTGACCCAGGGTGCCGCACGGTGCTTCGAGGGTGGTGCGGTGCTGCAGACGGTCGTCGAGATGGACAACGGGTTCCTCTTCCTGATGTCGATCTCCGACGGTTCGTCGTTCGCAGTGCTCGCGGCCCGCAGCTGTGACGTCGGTCAGGTGGGCTACGAGATGGCGCTCCTGGTCGACCGGGTCGGCGAAGCGCTCACTCCCGCGCCGCGCTCCGCGGCCGGAGTGCTCGGCTGA
- a CDS encoding DUF742 domain-containing protein — protein MPERDEPTGALVRPYAVTRGRTRPKLEIALEALVETTVRGRSTGAGRGGSEHQYIAAMCDGGRVQSLAEIAARMQLPLGVARVIVADMATDGLVAVYEPTSLDDESDAVGTELLERVLSGLRRL, from the coding sequence TTGCCCGAACGCGATGAGCCGACCGGCGCGCTGGTAAGACCGTACGCCGTGACCCGTGGCCGAACCCGGCCGAAGCTGGAAATAGCGCTGGAAGCGCTCGTCGAGACCACCGTTCGTGGCCGTTCCACGGGAGCGGGCAGGGGCGGGAGCGAACACCAGTACATCGCGGCGATGTGCGACGGCGGCAGAGTTCAGTCGCTGGCAGAAATCGCCGCACGCATGCAACTACCGCTCGGGGTGGCTCGAGTGATCGTCGCGGACATGGCCACAGATGGTCTTGTCGCGGTGTACGAGCCGACATCGCTTGATGATGAGTCCGATGCGGTGGGTACGGAACTGCTGGAAAGGGTGCTGAGTGGACTTCGCAGGCTCTGA
- a CDS encoding GTP-binding protein, whose protein sequence is MSRRPAAGRVTSAKIVIAGGFGVGKTTLVGSVSEITPLTTEAIMTSAGVGVDDNRQVPGKTTTTVAMDFGRISIDRDLILYLFGTPGQTRFWFMWDELVRGAIGAVVMVDTRRLADCFAAIDFFEHRRLPYLVAINCFDGMQYHNAQDVRDALAISSDVPVVSCDARNRESTKNVLISLVEYVLTMRRSRAVAPA, encoded by the coding sequence ATGTCGCGCCGGCCGGCCGCCGGGCGTGTGACATCGGCGAAGATTGTCATCGCCGGTGGCTTCGGTGTCGGTAAGACGACGCTGGTGGGGTCGGTCTCTGAGATCACCCCGCTGACCACTGAGGCGATCATGACCTCCGCCGGCGTGGGTGTCGACGACAACCGGCAGGTGCCGGGTAAGACGACCACCACGGTGGCAATGGACTTCGGCCGTATCAGCATCGACCGGGATCTGATCCTCTACCTGTTCGGCACACCTGGCCAGACACGGTTCTGGTTCATGTGGGACGAGCTGGTACGGGGCGCCATCGGTGCGGTGGTCATGGTGGACACGCGTCGGCTCGCCGACTGCTTCGCCGCCATAGACTTCTTCGAGCATCGACGGCTGCCCTACCTGGTCGCCATAAACTGCTTCGACGGTATGCAGTACCACAACGCGCAGGACGTTCGCGACGCGCTCGCGATCTCCAGCGACGTGCCCGTGGTGAGCTGCGACGCCCGTAACCGTGAGTCGACGAAGAACGTACTCATCTCGCTTGTCGAGTACGTCCTTACGATGCGTCGCTCGCGCGCGGTAGCGCCGGCCTGA